CGAAGGGCCCGGTCAGAAGAAGCACCAGAACAGAGGTGAGTGCGAGGACGCCTTTGTTCAGCTTCTTTTGGTCGATGCGGCTGGCAGCCGACGAGAGAACTCTCCCTGCCGTCACCGTCAAATAATAGCCGAGCAGAGAGCCAATCGCGGCCGCCACCAGAAGCATCAGGAACGCCTGCGATGCCGTTCCCGAAAGCGAATTCCCGGTGATCTCGCCTATCGCCAAGGCTGTGCCGGATCTGCCGCTCCCCGAGACGGACAGCGTCACTATCGAGAGGACCGCCGTCACCGATCCTATCGAAGCTACAGAAGCGATGAACCTTTCCGGTCTGTTCTCAGGCATGAAGCAGGCGGATATGGATGCGCCGACGGTCGAAGTGATTCCAGGGAACCATCCTGCCACGCATCCCATCAGCACGCCCTTCAGACCAGCCGCGGCCACCTCCGGGTCGGAGCATTCTCTCTGCGCCGGCATCCTGCCCTCAGAAGCGGCGGTCAACATCGCCGGCACCCCGAACAGGCCTGACAGCATGGGGAACATCAGCGACCCCTCGCCGAACAGACCGTGCGAAGGAATCGGGAGCCACATCACCGCCGCCCCCAGCGCCCCCGATACGATGAATGCAATGGTCCCAGGCACTCCGCTCCCTTTTCTGAACTGAGATATTATCAGCACAGTCGCCGCCCCAGCAACCGCCAAGGGAGTCATGCCGCTGAGGATCCCATCCAACCCTGAGCGAAGGGCATATTGCAGCGGCAAGGCCATCAGGATTGCGCAGGAAGTGCCGATCAGGCTTCCTATCGCCGCCGCTCTGACGGCTTCCATCCCTCTTCCCTGCAGCAGCAGTCTGTGGCCCGGCAGCACCGAAACGGAATCCTCGGAATCGGGCGCTCCTATGAACACAGACGGGATGAAATCGAGGAACGAATGCGTCACGGATGCCGCCATTATGCAGCAGCAGACGCCCATCGCGGCGCCTTCCGTCCCGGCGAACGGCGATATGGAAGCCTCAAGGGCGGGATAGGATGCGAGAAGGATGGCGGCCAGGGTGTTCACGTGAATCCCCGGCACCAATCCGCTGAACGTGCCGAGGCCGGCGCCAGCGGCGGAAAGCAGAAGGCAGATAGCTGCCAGGGCGAGGTCCATGGCGGCCCTCTCTCCCTGG
The DNA window shown above is from Candidatus Methanomethylophilaceae archaeon and carries:
- a CDS encoding tripartite tricarboxylate transporter permease encodes the protein MDLALAAICLLLSAAGAGLGTFSGLVPGIHVNTLAAILLASYPALEASISPFAGTEGAAMGVCCCIMAASVTHSFLDFIPSVFIGAPDSEDSVSVLPGHRLLLQGRGMEAVRAAAIGSLIGTSCAILMALPLQYALRSGLDGILSGMTPLAVAGAATVLIISQFRKGSGVPGTIAFIVSGALGAAVMWLPIPSHGLFGEGSLMFPMLSGLFGVPAMLTAASEGRMPAQRECSDPEVAAAGLKGVLMGCVAGWFPGITSTVGASISACFMPENRPERFIASVASIGSVTAVLSIVTLSVSGSGRSGTALAIGEITGNSLSGTASQAFLMLLVAAAIGSLLGYYLTVTAGRVLSSAASRIDQKKLNKGVLALTSVLVLLLTGPFGLAVLAISALVGSMPQAFGTDRTILCGCLLFPVLIMQLRSQPG